In one Cervus elaphus chromosome 9, mCerEla1.1, whole genome shotgun sequence genomic region, the following are encoded:
- the LOC122700233 gene encoding protocadherin alpha-5 isoform X14, whose translation MVYSQRKSRGSQRLLLSLLLLVAWESGIGQVHYSVSEEAKHGTFVGRIAQDLGLELAELVPRLFRIASKGRRDLLEVNLQNGILFVNSRIDREDLCGRRAECSIHLEVIVDRPLQVFHVEVEVKDINDNPPRFLRQEQALFILESRRADSRFPLEGASDMDIGRNAELRYKLQANEYFDLDVKTNEEETNFLELVLKKPVDREETQEHRLLLIAIDGGKPELTGTVQLLVSVLDANDNAPEFDKSIYNVRLLENAPNGTLVIKLNASDADEGINKEIVYLFNNLVLDNVKSKFAINSNSGEITVKGKLDYEDCNLYEINIDAVDKSSFPLTGHCKVIVKLLDENDNIPEMVITSLSLPVQEDAPLGTVIALISLSDLDSGANGQVTCSVTPDVPFKLVSTFKNYYSLVLDSDLDRERLANYDVVLTARDGGSPALSTTTSVSVEVADVNDNAPAFAQPEYTVFVKENNPPGCHIFTVSARDADAQENALVSYSLVERRVGERALSSYVSVHAESGKVYALQPLDHEELELLQFQVSARDAGVPPLGSNVTLQVFVLDENDNAPALLPPGPGGGPSAVSQVVSRSVDAGHVVAKVRAVDADSGYNAWLSYELQPAAGGARIPFRVGLYSGEISTTRALDEADAPRQRLLVLVKDHGEPALTATATVLLSLEDSGQAPKASSRALSGAAGAETALVDVNVYLIVAICAVSSLLVLTLLLYTALRCSAPPSEGACGPVKPRLVCSSAVGSWSYSQERRQRVCSGEGPPKTDLMAFSPSLPQGPISVDTPHDVAVYHEYTSCYSSPFPPFIASFQEC comes from the exons ATGGTATATTCTCAGAGAAAAAGTCGAGGATCTCAGCGCCTGCTGCTATCGCTTCTGCTCCTCGTAGCCTGGGAGTCGGGGATCGGCCAGGTCCACTACTCGGTCTCCGAGGAGGCCAAACACGGCACCTTCGTGGGCCGCATCGCCCAGGACCTGGGACTGGAGCTGGCAGAGCTGGTGCCTCGCCTGTTCCGGATTGCATCCAAAGGTCGCAGAGACCTTCTGGAGGTAAATTTGCAGAATGGCATTTTGTTTGTGAATTCTCGGATCGACCGGGAGGATCTGTGCGGGCGGAGAGCGGAATGCAGCATCCACCTGGAGGTGATCGTGGACCGGCCGTTGCAGGTGTTCCATGTGGAGGTGGAGGTGAAGGACATTAATGACAACCCTCCAAGGTTCTTGCGACAAGAACAAGCACTGTTTATACTCGAGTCAAGAAGAGCGGATTCCCGGTTTCCGCTAGAGGGCGCGTCTGATATGGATATCGGAAGAAACGCAGAATTGAGGTACAAGTTACAAGCAAATGAGTATTTTGACTTGGATGTTAAAACAAACGAAGAGGAAACAAACTTTTTAGAGCTAGTTTTGAAGAAACCAGTAGATAGGGAAGAAACGCAAGAACATCGTTTATTGCTGATTGCAATTGATGGAGGAAAACCTGAATTAACAGGTACAGTTCAGTTATTGGTCAGTGTTTTGGATGCGAATGATAATGCTCCAGAATTTGATAAATCAATTTATAATGTCAGATTATTGGAAAATGCACCGAATGGGACACTAGTTATTAAACTGAACGCCTCAGATGCAGATGAGGGCATTAATAAGGAAATAGTATATCTCTTTAACAATCTTGTTCTTGACAATGTAAAATCTAAATTTGCGATCAATTCTAATAGTGGGGAAATAACAGTTAAAGGAAAACTGGATTACGAAGACTGTAATTTATATGAAATTAATATTGATGCTGTTGATAAAAGTTCATTCCCATTAACTGGACACTGCAAAGTAATAGTGAAACTGTTGGATGAAAATGATAATATCCCAGAGATGGTCATAACCTCACTATCTCTGCCTGTGCAAGAGGACGCTCCACTGGGCACCGTCATTGCCCTGATCAGTCTATCAGATCTCGACTCTGGTGCCAATGGACAGGTGACCTGCTCTGTGACGCCTGATGTTCCTTTTAAGCTGGTGTCCACCTTCAAAAATTACTATTCATTGGTGCTGGACAGCGACTTGGATCGTGAGCGCTTGGCGAACTATGATGTGGTGCTGACTGCGAGGGATGGGGGCTCTCCTGCCTTGTCCACCACGACCAGCGTGTCCGTGGAGGTGGCCGACGTGAACGACAACGCGCCCGCGTTCGCGCAGCCCGAGTACACCGTGTTCGTGAAGGAAAACAACCCGCCCGGCTGCCACATCTTCACCGTGTCGGCGCGAGACGCGGACGCGCAGGAGAACGCGCTGGTGTCCTACTCGCTGGTGGAGCGGCGGGTGGGCGAGCGCGCGCTGTCGAGCTACGTGTCGGTGCACGCGGAGAGCGGCAAGGTGTACGCGCTGCAGCCGCTGGACCACGAGGAGCTGGAGCTGCTGCAGTTCCAGGTGAGCGCGCGCGACGCGGGCGTGCCGCCCCTGGGCAGCAACGTGACGCTGCAGGTGTTCGTGCTGGACGAGAACGACAACGCGCCTGCGCTGCTGCCGCCCGGGCCAGGCGGAGGACCCAGCGCGGTGAGCCAGGTGGTGTCGAGGTCGGTGGACGCGGGCCACGTGGTGGCGAAGGTGCGCGCGGTGGACGCGGACTCGGGCTACAACGCGTGGCTGTCGTACGAGCTGCAGCCGGCGGCGGGTGGCGCGCGCATCCCGTTCCGCGTGGGGCTGTACAGCGGCGAGATCAGCACGACGCGCGCCCTGGACGAGGCGGACGCGCCGCGCCAGCGCCTGCTGGTGCTGGTGAAGGACCACGGCGAGCCGGCGCTGACGGCCACGGCCACCGTGCTGCTGTCGCTGGAGGACAGCGGCCAGGCGCCCAAGGCCTCTTCGCGGGCGTTGTCTGGTGCAGCTGGCGCAGAGACGGCGTTAGTGGATGTGAACGTGTACCTGATCGTCGCCATCTGCGCGGTGTCCAGCCTGTTGGTGCTCACGCTGCTGCTGTACACGGCGCTGCGGTGCTCGGCGCCGCCCAGCGAGGGCGCGTGCGGGCCGGTGAAGCCCAGGCTGGTGTGCTCCAGCGCGGTGGGGAGCTGGTCTTACTCGCAGGAGAGGCGGCAGAGGGTGTGCTCTGGGGAGGGGCCGCCCAAGACCGACCTCATGGCCTTCAGTCCTTCCCTGCCTCAGGGTCCCATCTCTGTGGACACA CCGCATGATGTCGCTGTCTACCATGAATACACAAGCTGCTATTCAAGTCCATTTCCTCCCTTTATTGCATCCTTCCAAGAGTGCTGA